One genomic window of Halovivax cerinus includes the following:
- a CDS encoding geranylgeranylglycerol-phosphate geranylgeranyltransferase — translation MTAVETVRGLWELLRPVNAISAAVLTAIGAFVASGIVDAPVAVAAAAGATFFGTGAGNAINDYFDREIDAHNKPDRPIPRNAVSPRLALWYALACFGLAVVFALTLPWLAIAIALFNLLALVSYTQVFKGLPGAGNVVVAYLGGSTFLFGGAAVHTVGPAVVVLFALAALSTISREIIKDVEDVEGDRAEGLNTLPIAIGERPALWIATGVLTLAIVASPAPYLTGDFGPPYLVVLGPAVVYLGYAGWTSFRDPSRGQRHMKYAMFLAALSFVVGRLGVTASAFG, via the coding sequence ATGACGGCCGTCGAGACTGTCCGCGGGCTGTGGGAACTGCTGCGGCCGGTGAACGCGATCTCAGCCGCCGTGCTCACGGCCATCGGGGCGTTCGTCGCGAGTGGCATCGTCGACGCGCCGGTCGCGGTCGCGGCGGCCGCTGGCGCGACCTTCTTCGGGACGGGTGCGGGTAACGCGATCAACGATTACTTCGATCGAGAGATCGACGCGCACAACAAGCCCGATCGCCCGATCCCACGAAACGCCGTCTCGCCCCGGCTCGCACTGTGGTACGCCCTCGCCTGTTTCGGCCTCGCGGTGGTGTTCGCACTGACGCTGCCGTGGCTCGCGATCGCCATCGCGCTCTTCAACCTGCTCGCGCTCGTGAGTTACACGCAAGTGTTCAAAGGGCTGCCAGGTGCGGGGAACGTCGTCGTCGCGTACCTCGGCGGGAGTACGTTCCTCTTCGGCGGGGCCGCGGTGCACACCGTTGGACCCGCCGTGGTCGTCCTCTTCGCGCTCGCGGCACTGTCGACGATCAGCCGCGAGATAATCAAGGACGTCGAAGACGTCGAGGGCGACCGTGCAGAGGGGCTCAACACCCTCCCCATCGCGATCGGCGAACGGCCGGCCCTCTGGATCGCGACCGGAGTCCTCACCCTCGCGATCGTCGCGAGTCCGGCTCCCTACCTCACGGGCGACTTCGGGCCCCCCTACCTGGTCGTACTCGGTCCCGCAGTCGTGTACCTCGGGTACGCGGGATGGACGAGCTTCCGTGACCCGTCTCGCGGGCAGCGCCACATGAAGTACGCCATGTTCCTGGCAGCCCTCTCGTTCGTCGTCGGCCGGCTGGGCGTTACGGCATCGGCGTTCGGATGA
- a CDS encoding ABC transporter ATP-binding protein, with the protein MSAIETNGLTKRYGDLTAVSELDLEISEGEVFGFLGPNGAGKSTTINMLLDFTRPTSGSATVLGYDAQAESDEISQRVGILPEGFSVYERLTGRKHVEFAVETKGATDDPDALLERVGLSSEDGDRPAGDYSKGMRQRLATGMALAGDPDLLIMDEPSTGLDPTGIREMQALVREEAERGTTIFFSSHILEHVEAVCDRVGILRAGELVALDTIEGLRESVGDGATMTVTATGSIEGAVDAVAAIDGVEDVTATGRRLEAVVERPSSKPLVVTTLANTGIELTDLRIQETSLESMFTTLIEGADSSETALAADAGDPADRGASKPEGNA; encoded by the coding sequence ATGAGTGCGATAGAGACGAACGGGTTGACGAAACGCTACGGCGATCTCACCGCCGTCTCGGAACTCGATCTCGAGATTTCGGAGGGTGAGGTGTTCGGCTTCCTGGGACCGAACGGCGCCGGCAAATCGACGACGATCAACATGTTACTGGACTTCACCCGACCGACTTCGGGGTCGGCGACGGTCCTCGGCTACGACGCCCAGGCGGAGTCGGACGAGATCAGTCAGCGCGTCGGCATTCTCCCCGAAGGGTTCTCCGTGTACGAGCGACTCACCGGTCGCAAGCACGTCGAGTTCGCGGTCGAGACGAAGGGCGCGACCGACGATCCCGACGCACTCCTGGAGCGCGTGGGTCTCTCGTCCGAGGATGGCGACCGCCCCGCCGGCGACTACTCGAAAGGGATGCGCCAGCGCCTCGCGACCGGAATGGCGCTCGCGGGCGACCCCGACCTGCTCATCATGGACGAGCCCTCCACCGGTCTCGACCCGACCGGGATCAGAGAGATGCAGGCGCTCGTCCGCGAGGAAGCCGAGCGAGGGACGACGATCTTCTTCTCGAGTCACATCTTAGAACACGTCGAGGCGGTCTGTGATCGCGTCGGTATCCTCCGGGCGGGCGAGCTCGTCGCACTCGACACGATCGAGGGCCTGCGCGAATCCGTCGGCGACGGGGCGACGATGACCGTCACCGCGACGGGATCCATCGAGGGAGCGGTCGACGCCGTGGCCGCGATCGACGGCGTCGAAGACGTCACGGCGACCGGTCGCAGACTCGAGGCGGTGGTCGAACGGCCGTCGTCCAAACCGCTCGTCGTCACCACGCTGGCGAACACCGGTATCGAACTGACCGATCTCCGGATCCAGGAGACGTCGCTCGAATCGATGTTCACCACCCTGATCGAAGGTGCCGACAGCTCAGAGACGGCCCTCGCCGCCGACGCGGGCGACCCGGCGGATCGAGGCGCGTCAAAACCGGAGGGGAACGCATGA
- a CDS encoding DUF5817 domain-containing protein, protein MYAVVGCGECSTLWIVEGRSETSQCPGCGSRRPFDARKTFVETDDADRAREVRASMLASRQGEGEAFARVDSVADLESQVADGVVADEEYLAESGLDVEEIAAAGDRDPRGSTRDGSRKEIVERAIEDLDRPTADDVIEYAADRGVPASYTERALEKLVRTGDASESRGEYRLL, encoded by the coding sequence ATGTACGCGGTCGTCGGGTGCGGCGAGTGTTCGACTCTCTGGATCGTCGAGGGCCGATCGGAGACGAGCCAGTGTCCGGGCTGTGGCTCTCGCCGGCCGTTCGACGCCCGAAAGACGTTCGTCGAGACCGACGACGCCGATCGGGCCAGGGAGGTCCGCGCGTCGATGCTCGCGAGCCGCCAGGGCGAAGGCGAGGCCTTCGCTCGCGTCGACTCCGTCGCGGATCTCGAGTCCCAGGTCGCGGACGGCGTCGTCGCCGACGAGGAGTACCTGGCTGAATCGGGGCTGGACGTCGAGGAGATCGCGGCCGCCGGCGACCGTGACCCGCGCGGATCGACGCGCGATGGCAGTCGCAAGGAGATCGTCGAACGGGCGATCGAGGACCTGGATCGTCCGACCGCAGACGACGTGATCGAGTACGCGGCCGACCGCGGTGTCCCGGCATCGTACACCGAGCGCGCGCTGGAGAAACTGGTTCGAACCGGCGACGCCAGCGAGAGCCGCGGTGAGTACCGACTGCTTTAG
- a CDS encoding PhzF family phenazine biosynthesis protein — protein sequence MNDGGDTASVELVDAFTDEPLAGNPAGVVFDADELVDEQCQSIANELSVSETAFASASDDADYRLRYFTPTQEVDLCGHATIGTLVAAHESGRLEPGPATIETNVGVLDVEIEPDDTAWMTQDAPTVREVDLTYDRVADALGVDVAALSGVGADLPLAVSSTGLPFLIVPITYLQDVGGAEPDMAKIEALATDVDATGVYLFTFDALEADSTLHGRMFAPGAGVPEDPVTGTASGAAGAYLRRFGAFSGGSTGTITAGAGGDTSVAVSIDESEPTELVMEQGHYVDRPGRVRVRVDGDVRVGGQGVVSLTGEVVVPPVDDDDIIEG from the coding sequence ATGAACGACGGAGGAGACACGGCGTCGGTCGAACTCGTCGACGCGTTCACCGACGAGCCACTCGCCGGCAACCCGGCGGGCGTCGTCTTCGACGCGGACGAACTCGTCGACGAGCAGTGTCAGTCGATCGCGAACGAACTGTCGGTGAGCGAGACGGCGTTCGCGAGCGCGAGCGACGACGCCGACTACCGGTTGCGGTACTTCACGCCGACCCAGGAAGTCGACCTCTGCGGCCACGCGACGATCGGAACCCTGGTCGCAGCCCACGAGAGCGGTCGACTCGAACCCGGACCCGCCACGATCGAGACGAACGTCGGCGTCCTCGACGTCGAGATCGAACCGGACGATACCGCCTGGATGACCCAGGACGCCCCGACGGTTCGCGAGGTCGACCTCACGTACGATCGTGTCGCCGACGCGCTGGGGGTCGACGTCGCCGCACTCTCCGGCGTCGGTGCGGACCTCCCGCTGGCCGTCTCGTCGACCGGCCTCCCGTTCCTGATCGTCCCGATCACCTACCTGCAGGACGTCGGCGGCGCCGAACCCGATATGGCGAAGATCGAGGCGCTGGCGACCGACGTCGACGCCACCGGCGTCTACCTGTTTACGTTCGACGCCCTCGAAGCCGACTCGACGCTCCACGGCCGGATGTTCGCCCCAGGAGCGGGGGTGCCGGAAGACCCAGTCACGGGGACCGCAAGCGGTGCGGCCGGGGCGTACCTCAGGCGGTTCGGTGCGTTCTCCGGCGGATCGACCGGGACGATCACGGCCGGCGCGGGCGGCGACACCAGCGTCGCCGTTTCGATCGACGAGTCGGAACCGACCGAACTCGTCATGGAACAGGGCCACTACGTCGACCGCCCCGGTCGCGTCAGGGTGCGCGTCGACGGCGATGTCCGCGTCGGCGGCCAGGGCGTCGTGTCGTTGACCGGCGAGGTTGTGGTCCCGCCGGTCGACGACGACGACATCATCGAAGGGTAA
- a CDS encoding amphi-Trp domain-containing protein: MPEEVLFKTEEARTRSAIADRLVDAAEQIENGSVELDSPGDEYRVDVPEDTTFEVELERLTDSETGDQRYELEYEIRWTE, from the coding sequence ATGCCCGAAGAAGTGCTCTTCAAAACCGAGGAGGCGCGAACGCGCTCGGCCATCGCCGACAGGCTCGTCGACGCAGCCGAACAGATCGAGAACGGGTCGGTAGAACTCGACAGTCCGGGCGACGAGTATCGGGTCGACGTGCCCGAGGACACGACGTTCGAGGTGGAACTCGAACGGCTCACCGACTCCGAGACCGGCGACCAGCGCTACGAACTCGAGTACGAGATTCGCTGGACCGAGTGA
- a CDS encoding isoaspartyl peptidase/L-asparaginase, translating into MQLIVHGGAGGAPHEPEPRQAVLDEAAETGASADAPVDAVESAIGVLESSPRFNAGVGGAVQSDGVVRTDAGVMTDDRAVGAACSMPGVEHAISVARLVMEETPHGFVAGEHAVSLAEAFGVETDVDLWSERTREKWADLDPPAGGPRDHLDWIADKYGRSDPDGRDAGADDSDTANASAAPTDDATTADGSRTPGVDDEHDHDTVGAVARDGDRIAAATSTGGRWLAFAGRVGDVPQVGSGFYCCPAAGVSATGAGEDIARVTLSRRVARHVERGLDADAATSLAMEEFGELTGANAGVIAIDADGTVGSAFNSEGMQTAVARN; encoded by the coding sequence GTGCAACTCATCGTCCACGGTGGTGCCGGAGGCGCCCCACACGAACCGGAGCCGAGACAGGCGGTCTTAGACGAGGCGGCCGAAACGGGCGCGTCGGCCGACGCGCCCGTCGACGCGGTCGAGTCGGCGATCGGGGTGCTCGAATCGTCGCCGCGGTTCAACGCTGGCGTCGGCGGTGCCGTCCAGTCGGACGGCGTCGTCAGAACCGACGCTGGTGTCATGACCGACGACCGGGCCGTCGGCGCGGCGTGTTCCATGCCCGGCGTGGAACACGCGATCAGCGTCGCCAGGCTCGTCATGGAAGAGACGCCACACGGGTTCGTCGCCGGCGAGCACGCCGTCTCGCTGGCCGAGGCGTTCGGCGTCGAGACCGACGTCGACCTCTGGTCCGAACGCACCCGCGAGAAGTGGGCGGACCTCGACCCACCGGCCGGCGGTCCGCGCGACCACCTGGACTGGATCGCCGACAAGTACGGCCGGTCGGATCCGGACGGTCGTGACGCTGGAGCGGACGACTCGGACACGGCGAACGCGTCGGCCGCACCGACCGACGATGCGACGACGGCCGACGGCTCCCGGACACCGGGTGTCGACGACGAGCACGACCACGACACCGTCGGTGCCGTCGCCCGTGACGGAGACCGGATCGCGGCGGCGACCTCGACGGGTGGGCGATGGCTCGCGTTCGCGGGCAGGGTCGGCGACGTTCCGCAGGTCGGTTCCGGCTTTTACTGCTGTCCGGCTGCCGGGGTCAGTGCCACGGGCGCCGGGGAGGACATCGCCCGGGTCACCCTCTCGCGACGGGTCGCTCGCCACGTCGAGCGCGGCCTCGACGCAGACGCGGCGACGTCGCTCGCGATGGAGGAGTTCGGCGAACTCACCGGCGCGAACGCCGGCGTCATCGCCATCGACGCGGACGGCACCGTCGGATCGGCGTTCAACAGCGAGGGAATGCAGACGGCCGTGGCCCGGAACTGA
- a CDS encoding ABC transporter permease has translation MTGHTLTVAKKDFADAGRSKLLWSIIGLLVGLSALGYVIVWYAGEDVAAAQMLGFLAVPLGVLVPVAALIGGYMAIVGERRSGSLKLLLGLPPNRTDVVFGKLLGRAGVIALAVVLSYLVATVLSLLLFGSVPIVDLAAMAGLSILYGVAFVGLAVGVSAGVSSRGRAMALTVGTFMVFFAFWELLTAGIYYFAHDGFPPAQPETWYLFVQQLNPLQSFAYAASTLVEGQVFPVMFRFNLDQTFAAPADRVAGDVPFYLQEWFGALLLLVWVVVPVAIGYYRFGKADL, from the coding sequence ATGACTGGCCACACGCTCACCGTCGCGAAGAAGGACTTTGCCGACGCCGGTCGCTCGAAACTGCTGTGGTCGATAATCGGACTGCTCGTCGGCCTCTCCGCGCTCGGCTACGTGATCGTCTGGTACGCCGGTGAGGACGTCGCAGCCGCGCAGATGCTCGGGTTCCTCGCCGTTCCGCTCGGCGTCCTGGTTCCCGTCGCGGCCCTCATCGGGGGGTACATGGCTATCGTAGGAGAGCGCCGGTCCGGGAGTCTGAAGCTCCTGCTTGGCTTGCCGCCGAACCGCACCGACGTCGTCTTCGGCAAGTTGCTCGGACGCGCCGGGGTCATCGCCCTCGCCGTCGTCCTCTCGTACCTGGTCGCGACGGTCCTGAGCCTCCTCCTGTTCGGGAGCGTCCCGATCGTCGACCTGGCGGCCATGGCGGGGCTATCGATCCTGTACGGCGTCGCCTTCGTGGGCCTCGCCGTCGGCGTCTCCGCCGGCGTCTCCTCTCGCGGCCGCGCGATGGCGCTGACAGTCGGCACCTTCATGGTCTTTTTCGCGTTCTGGGAACTGCTCACCGCCGGCATCTACTACTTCGCCCACGACGGGTTCCCGCCCGCACAGCCGGAGACCTGGTACCTCTTCGTCCAGCAGCTGAACCCGCTGCAGTCCTTCGCCTACGCGGCCTCGACGCTCGTCGAGGGCCAGGTGTTCCCGGTCATGTTCCGGTTCAACCTCGATCAGACGTTCGCGGCACCCGCCGACCGCGTCGCCGGCGACGTCCCGTTCTACCTGCAGGAGTGGTTCGGCGCCCTGTTGTTGCTGGTCTGGGTCGTCGTCCCCGTCGCGATCGGCTACTATCGGTTCGGGAAGGCGGACCTGTAG
- a CDS encoding universal stress protein, whose translation MFDHIVIAVDGSDEARHAAVQGLDLASLFDASVDVVHVVERSARRLARSPTEETRLRERGEGILAEVEELAADRELTVQTVQLEGAPASSLCAYAGEHGADGIVVGRQGLTGLGRRLLGGVTERILSRSDVPVFVVPDPPDGVDVADLGAPESSYDRVLVPTDGSEPAMAAARYGAAIAAEQGATLHVLNVVDIQSAGGLFDAGGLERSFVERLEVQGRETVDETNAVITDTGAEVDLVRAVERRSSFDGVAPGICEYAEGQDVDLIVMGSHGRSGVERGLLGSVASTVLRTAAVPVLVVGQDR comes from the coding sequence ATGTTCGATCACATCGTCATCGCCGTGGACGGGAGCGACGAGGCTCGCCACGCCGCTGTGCAGGGGCTCGACCTGGCCAGTCTGTTCGACGCGAGCGTCGACGTGGTCCACGTCGTCGAGCGATCGGCCCGCCGACTCGCCAGGTCGCCCACAGAGGAGACGCGGCTTCGCGAACGCGGCGAGGGCATCCTGGCGGAGGTCGAAGAACTGGCGGCGGACCGCGAACTGACGGTGCAGACGGTGCAACTCGAGGGGGCACCTGCGAGCAGTCTGTGCGCGTACGCGGGCGAACACGGCGCAGACGGAATCGTCGTCGGGCGACAGGGGTTGACGGGGCTCGGGCGAAGACTCCTTGGCGGCGTCACCGAGCGGATCCTCTCTCGGAGCGACGTTCCGGTATTCGTCGTTCCGGACCCACCGGACGGAGTCGATGTGGCGGACCTCGGTGCCCCCGAAAGTTCGTACGATCGAGTTCTCGTCCCGACCGACGGGAGCGAACCGGCGATGGCCGCGGCGCGGTACGGGGCCGCAATCGCCGCGGAGCAGGGCGCCACCCTGCACGTCCTGAACGTCGTCGACATCCAGTCGGCGGGTGGCCTCTTCGACGCGGGCGGTCTCGAGCGATCGTTCGTCGAACGACTCGAGGTCCAGGGTCGGGAGACGGTCGACGAGACGAACGCGGTGATCACGGACACGGGAGCCGAGGTCGACCTGGTTCGCGCCGTCGAGCGACGGTCGTCGTTCGACGGGGTCGCCCCCGGCATCTGCGAGTACGCTGAGGGGCAGGACGTCGACCTGATAGTGATGGGGTCGCACGGTCGATCGGGAGTCGAGCGGGGCCTGCTCGGGAGCGTCGCCTCGACGGTCCTCCGGACGGCCGCGGTACCGGTGCTCGTCGTCGGTCAGGATCGATGA
- the icd gene encoding isocitrate dehydrogenase (NADP(+)), with protein MSYDKIDVPEDGTKITLKAGTEDELEVPDDPIIPIIYGDGVGTDVGPAAQQVLEAAAEATGREINWMRLFAGESARERYDENLPEDTVQAIKDHRVAIKGPLTTPVGAGFRSLNVALRKKLDLYANVRPTYYMDGVPSPVSEPEQMDMITFRENTEDVYAGIEWEAGTDEVEQVKTFVEDEMGADDVIHDGPVGIGVKPITEFGSKRLIRRAIDYALEHDRDSVTLVHKGNIMKFTEGQFRDWGYEVAEEEYGDEVITEDTLWEERDGEQPDDAVVVNDRIADNMLQQILTRTDQYDVVATMNLNGDYMSDACGAQIGGLGIAPGANFGDGRMLAEPVHGSAPKYEGQDKVNPTAIILSGRMMFEYMGWTDAADLVRNAVEETISQGLVTYDLERNLEDAEKLATSEFAEAVVDNIETLS; from the coding sequence ATGAGTTACGACAAGATCGATGTCCCCGAGGACGGGACGAAGATCACGCTGAAAGCGGGGACCGAGGACGAACTCGAGGTACCCGACGACCCGATCATCCCGATCATCTACGGCGACGGCGTCGGCACGGACGTCGGTCCGGCCGCCCAGCAGGTGTTAGAGGCCGCCGCGGAGGCGACCGGCCGCGAGATCAACTGGATGCGCCTCTTCGCCGGCGAATCCGCTCGCGAGCGCTACGACGAGAACCTCCCCGAGGATACCGTCCAGGCCATCAAAGACCACCGCGTCGCGATCAAAGGGCCCCTCACGACGCCCGTCGGCGCCGGGTTCCGCTCGCTGAACGTCGCGTTGCGCAAGAAGCTCGACCTCTACGCGAACGTCCGCCCGACCTACTACATGGACGGGGTTCCCTCGCCCGTCTCCGAGCCCGAGCAGATGGACATGATCACCTTCCGTGAGAACACGGAAGACGTCTACGCGGGCATCGAGTGGGAAGCGGGTACCGACGAAGTCGAGCAGGTCAAGACGTTCGTCGAGGACGAGATGGGTGCGGACGACGTCATCCACGACGGCCCCGTCGGCATCGGCGTCAAGCCGATCACGGAGTTCGGCTCCAAGCGACTGATCCGCCGCGCCATCGACTACGCCTTAGAACACGACCGTGACTCGGTCACGCTGGTCCACAAGGGTAACATCATGAAGTTCACCGAGGGCCAGTTCCGCGACTGGGGCTACGAGGTCGCCGAGGAGGAGTACGGCGACGAGGTCATCACCGAGGACACCCTCTGGGAGGAGCGCGACGGCGAGCAGCCCGACGACGCCGTCGTCGTCAACGACCGCATCGCCGACAACATGCTCCAGCAGATCCTCACTCGGACCGACCAGTACGACGTCGTCGCGACGATGAACTTGAACGGGGACTACATGTCCGACGCCTGTGGCGCCCAGATCGGCGGTCTCGGCATCGCCCCCGGCGCTAACTTCGGCGACGGCCGCATGCTCGCCGAACCCGTCCACGGGAGCGCTCCGAAGTACGAGGGGCAGGACAAGGTCAACCCGACCGCCATCATCCTTTCGGGCCGCATGATGTTCGAGTACATGGGCTGGACCGACGCCGCCGACCTGGTCCGCAACGCCGTCGAGGAGACCATCTCGCAGGGCCTGGTCACCTACGACTTAGAACGCAACCTCGAGGACGCCGAGAAGCTCGCCACCAGCGAGTTCGCCGAAGCAGTCGTCGACAACATCGAAACGTTGTCGTAG
- a CDS encoding DUF7511 domain-containing protein, producing MSAKDVAVDPTMAAPGDEFELLTDEEGRWTIVPIDAEGDERLTQWITVDADALVDVDDWR from the coding sequence ATGTCCGCGAAGGACGTCGCAGTCGATCCGACGATGGCTGCACCGGGCGACGAGTTCGAACTCCTCACCGACGAGGAGGGCCGGTGGACGATCGTACCGATCGACGCCGAGGGCGACGAGCGCCTCACACAGTGGATCACTGTCGACGCGGACGCGCTGGTAGACGTAGACGACTGGCGGTGA
- a CDS encoding CoA-binding protein, which translates to MPVESDEAIRGALDLRRVGVVGCSTTPGKAAHDVPAYLQTHGYEIVPINPNAAEVLGQPAADSLADVAAEIDVACLFRPSAEVSEIVDEALERDDIRVVWMQLGIRDDDAAARVEAAGLTVVQDRCMKVEHRRHCG; encoded by the coding sequence ATGCCAGTCGAGAGCGACGAGGCGATTCGAGGGGCCCTCGATCTTCGCCGCGTCGGCGTCGTCGGCTGTTCCACCACGCCCGGCAAAGCCGCACACGACGTTCCAGCGTACCTCCAGACACACGGCTACGAGATCGTCCCGATCAATCCGAACGCGGCCGAGGTACTCGGCCAGCCAGCCGCCGACTCGCTCGCCGACGTCGCCGCGGAGATCGACGTCGCCTGTCTCTTCCGACCGAGCGCGGAGGTTTCCGAGATCGTCGACGAGGCACTCGAGCGGGACGACATCCGCGTCGTCTGGATGCAACTGGGGATTCGCGACGACGACGCCGCGGCGCGGGTGGAAGCGGCCGGTCTGACCGTCGTCCAGGACCGGTGTATGAAAGTCGAACACCGTCGCCACTGCGGGTAG
- the thiC gene encoding phosphomethylpyrimidine synthase ThiC: protein MALTQRQAARDGTITEEMERVATREQCPPETVREAIADGRAVIPANHGHDALDPMIVGADFATKVNANIGNSETTSDLATEREKLHAAVHYGADTVMDLGTGADLDEIREDHIARSPVPLGTVPIYEAVKRAGDPTDLSADQLLSVVEKQAEQGVDYMTIHAGILAEHLPLTESRTTGIVSRGGSIVATWMAEHGEQNPLFTVYDEICEIFATHDVTISLGDSLRPGCLADACDEAQYAELDVLGELTRRAWDHGVQVMVEGPGHVPMDRIADNVERQQRVCDGAPFYVLGPLVTDVAPGYDHITSAIGAAIAAQEGAAMLCYVTPKEHLGLPDRADVRDGLAAYRIAAHAGDVATGRPGARDWDDALSEARYAFDWSEQFALALDPDRAREFHDQTLPGDNYTDARFCSMCGVEFCSMRIDQDARDGSDIDALTAETDLSASSAAEVNRPPVGTHDGGCELGRGVDAVHPDEVGSADD, encoded by the coding sequence ATGGCACTCACACAGCGACAGGCCGCCCGAGACGGAACGATCACCGAGGAGATGGAACGCGTCGCGACGCGCGAACAGTGTCCCCCCGAGACGGTTCGCGAGGCGATCGCGGACGGCCGTGCGGTCATTCCGGCGAATCACGGCCACGACGCCCTGGATCCAATGATCGTCGGGGCGGACTTCGCCACGAAGGTGAACGCAAACATCGGCAACAGCGAGACGACGAGCGACCTCGCGACCGAACGGGAGAAACTCCACGCGGCCGTCCACTACGGCGCTGACACGGTGATGGACCTCGGAACTGGCGCCGATCTCGACGAGATCCGCGAGGACCACATCGCACGGTCGCCGGTCCCTCTCGGCACCGTTCCGATCTACGAGGCCGTAAAGCGGGCGGGCGATCCGACCGATCTCTCGGCCGATCAGTTGCTCTCGGTCGTCGAGAAACAGGCCGAACAAGGTGTCGATTACATGACGATCCACGCGGGCATCCTCGCCGAACACCTCCCGCTCACCGAGAGTCGGACGACGGGCATCGTCTCCCGCGGTGGGTCGATCGTGGCCACGTGGATGGCCGAACACGGCGAACAGAACCCGCTCTTTACCGTCTACGACGAGATCTGCGAGATCTTCGCGACCCACGACGTCACGATCAGCCTCGGCGACAGCTTGCGACCGGGCTGTCTCGCCGACGCCTGCGACGAGGCCCAGTACGCCGAACTAGACGTACTCGGCGAACTCACCCGCCGCGCCTGGGACCACGGAGTCCAGGTCATGGTCGAAGGGCCGGGTCACGTTCCGATGGACCGCATCGCGGATAACGTCGAGCGCCAGCAACGAGTGTGCGACGGTGCCCCGTTCTACGTCCTCGGTCCGCTCGTCACCGACGTCGCGCCCGGCTACGATCACATCACGAGCGCCATCGGTGCCGCCATCGCCGCCCAGGAAGGCGCCGCTATGCTCTGCTACGTCACACCCAAAGAACACCTCGGACTCCCGGACCGGGCGGACGTCCGCGACGGGCTCGCGGCCTACCGGATCGCAGCCCACGCCGGCGACGTCGCGACCGGTCGGCCAGGCGCTCGCGACTGGGACGACGCCCTCTCGGAGGCGCGCTACGCCTTCGACTGGAGCGAACAGTTCGCGCTCGCCCTCGATCCCGACCGGGCTCGCGAGTTTCACGATCAAACCCTGCCCGGCGACAACTACACCGACGCGCGCTTCTGCTCGATGTGTGGCGTCGAGTTCTGCTCGATGCGGATCGACCAGGACGCCCGCGATGGGAGCGATATCGACGCGTTGACGGCCGAGACCGATCTCTCGGCCTCGTCGGCCGCCGAGGTCAATCGTCCGCCCGTCGGCACCCACGACGGCGGGTGCGAGCTCGGCCGGGGAGTCGACGCGGTCCACCCGGACGAGGTCGGAAGTGCGGACGACTGA
- a CDS encoding RAD55 family ATPase: MYDLPDVPSADDLDAGTNVLVAGPPLTGKRELALEALASGAKRGDGSIVVTTKDSADKVLDEFTDAAGVENPDVGVVDCVTKQRGIGTVDDDPRIKYASSPVDMTGIGIKLSEFLQEFYENRGLTENRILLHSISTLLMYSDLQTVFRFLHVFTGRIQSADALGLCVIDSTAHDDQTMNTLKQLFDVVVEIEERDDGEPRLRTAGLS, encoded by the coding sequence ATGTATGATCTACCCGACGTCCCGTCGGCCGACGACCTCGACGCTGGAACGAACGTTCTCGTCGCCGGTCCGCCGCTGACCGGCAAGCGAGAACTCGCTCTCGAGGCGCTCGCCAGCGGTGCGAAACGCGGTGACGGCTCGATCGTCGTCACGACGAAAGATAGCGCCGACAAGGTTTTAGACGAGTTCACCGACGCGGCCGGCGTCGAAAATCCCGACGTCGGCGTCGTCGACTGCGTCACGAAGCAACGGGGGATCGGGACCGTCGACGACGATCCGCGAATCAAGTACGCCTCCTCGCCGGTCGACATGACCGGGATCGGGATCAAACTCTCCGAGTTCCTCCAGGAGTTCTACGAGAATCGCGGTCTCACCGAGAATCGCATCCTCCTGCACTCGATCTCGACGCTACTCATGTACTCCGACCTCCAGACCGTCTTTCGATTCCTCCACGTCTTCACCGGGCGCATCCAGAGTGCGGACGCCCTCGGCCTGTGTGTCATCGACTCGACCGCACACGACGATCAGACGATGAACACCCTCAAACAGCTCTTCGACGTGGTCGTCGAGATCGAAGAGCGCGACGACGGCGAGCCGAGACTCCGCACGGCCGGCCTCTCCTGA